One window from the genome of Thalassospira xiamenensis M-5 = DSM 17429 encodes:
- a CDS encoding Glu/Leu/Phe/Val dehydrogenase dimerization domain-containing protein, producing the protein MNVFSDTAFDGHEQVVFASDPDTGLKAIIAVHNTNLGPSLGGCRMWPYASEQEAIHDVLRLSRGMTYKSALANLPLGGGKSVIIGDPRSQKTPELFRAVGRAVERVGGRYIVAEDVGTSPADMEQIASQTKHVGGINDGKDPARTGDPSPFTAYGVFIGLKEAVRFKNGHDDLAGLRVAVQGLGNVGYHLCRMLHSAGARLVVSDLNANSVNRAVEEFGATAVSTDEILFIDADILAPCALGGVVNDRSIDKIRARIIAGAANNQLEADRDGEMLREAGILYAPDYVINAGGVVEVYYCREGRPVSETNKHIEGIAATVREIFERADRQNLSTGFVADRLAEERFGKR; encoded by the coding sequence ATGAACGTTTTTTCCGACACCGCATTTGACGGCCATGAACAGGTTGTTTTCGCCAGTGATCCCGACACCGGCCTCAAGGCCATTATTGCCGTGCACAATACCAATCTTGGCCCGTCGCTGGGCGGATGCCGTATGTGGCCTTATGCGTCGGAACAGGAAGCCATTCACGATGTGCTGCGACTGTCCCGTGGCATGACCTATAAATCAGCGCTTGCAAACCTGCCGCTTGGTGGCGGCAAATCGGTTATTATCGGTGATCCGCGCAGTCAGAAAACGCCCGAGCTGTTTCGCGCAGTAGGTCGGGCTGTTGAACGGGTTGGCGGTCGCTACATCGTCGCCGAAGATGTTGGCACCAGTCCGGCTGACATGGAACAGATCGCCAGCCAGACCAAGCATGTCGGTGGTATTAATGACGGCAAAGATCCAGCACGGACCGGTGATCCATCCCCCTTCACCGCCTACGGCGTTTTTATCGGCCTGAAAGAAGCGGTTCGCTTTAAAAACGGTCATGACGATCTTGCGGGGTTACGCGTTGCCGTTCAGGGGCTTGGCAATGTCGGCTATCACCTGTGTCGCATGCTGCATTCGGCGGGTGCACGACTGGTTGTGTCGGACCTGAATGCCAACAGCGTTAACCGGGCGGTCGAAGAATTCGGCGCTACTGCGGTTTCAACCGACGAAATCCTGTTCATTGATGCCGATATTCTGGCCCCCTGCGCGTTGGGGGGTGTCGTTAACGACCGCAGCATCGATAAAATCCGCGCCCGCATCATTGCCGGTGCCGCTAACAACCAGCTTGAAGCCGACCGAGACGGCGAAATGCTGCGCGAGGCGGGCATTCTTTATGCGCCGGATTATGTGATCAATGCGGGTGGCGTTGTCGAAGTCTATTATTGCCGCGAAGGCAGGCCGGTGAGCGAAACCAACAAGCATATCGAAGGTATCGCCGCCACCGTGCGCGAAATCTTTGAACGTGCAGACCGCCAAAACCTGTCGACCGGTTTTGTTGCGGACCGCCTGGCCGAGGAACGGTTCGGGAAGCGCTGA
- a CDS encoding (2Fe-2S)-binding protein, with amino-acid sequence MYVCICNAIKERDVRRAAEEGGATRPADVFRFHGCAPQCGKCACHMRAELLQAKTCGNCDCDDAAAVTANVAPIAAE; translated from the coding sequence ATGTATGTTTGCATTTGTAACGCCATAAAAGAACGCGATGTTCGTCGTGCCGCCGAGGAAGGTGGCGCAACGCGCCCTGCTGACGTATTCCGTTTTCATGGCTGTGCCCCGCAATGCGGGAAATGCGCCTGCCACATGCGTGCGGAATTGCTTCAGGCGAAAACATGCGGCAATTGCGATTGCGATGATGCGGCCGCTGTCACCGCAAATGTGGCTCCGATTGCCGCCGAATAA
- a CDS encoding BON domain-containing protein, whose protein sequence is MITISRGWRNAMKAVSVCALLATPLAACGPLQMPLEDRTGNDQWLDTQIKSGILGEFSKVDHTYLIDVNVDIWKQQVMVTGMVDSKGKYFDVMSLVKQDSRIKTVYDHLEVADAATIEAYHKAEDEYGKNAVPADSATQTGSDVWIESQIKALLLAEKGVSSVNYRWQSVNNIVYIMGDAQSIEELDKVLSIVRRIKGVKRVVSHIATV, encoded by the coding sequence ATGATCACGATTTCCCGAGGCTGGCGCAACGCGATGAAAGCTGTTTCGGTATGTGCCTTGCTGGCGACGCCGCTTGCGGCCTGTGGGCCGTTACAGATGCCGCTGGAAGACCGGACCGGGAATGACCAGTGGCTTGATACCCAGATCAAGTCAGGCATCCTTGGCGAGTTCTCTAAGGTCGACCATACCTACCTTATCGACGTGAATGTCGATATCTGGAAACAGCAGGTGATGGTCACCGGCATGGTCGATTCCAAAGGCAAATATTTTGATGTGATGTCGCTGGTCAAACAGGACAGCCGCATCAAGACTGTCTATGACCATCTTGAAGTCGCCGATGCGGCAACCATCGAGGCCTATCACAAGGCAGAAGACGAATATGGCAAAAATGCCGTGCCAGCGGATTCGGCGACACAGACAGGGTCAGACGTTTGGATCGAAAGCCAGATCAAGGCATTGTTATTGGCCGAAAAAGGTGTCAGTTCGGTGAACTACCGTTGGCAGTCCGTGAACAATATCGTCTACATCATGGGTGATGCCCAAAGCATCGAAGAGCTCGACAAAGTGCTGTCAATCGTTCGTCGTATCAAGGGTGTCAAGCGCGTCGTCAGCCATATCGCAACTGTCTGA
- the putA gene encoding bifunctional proline dehydrogenase/L-glutamate gamma-semialdehyde dehydrogenase PutA, whose translation MFRIDMPQANEIRAKIRETYRTDEEAVVERMINAARLAPEQSARVQDRAYQLVARVRKADNGKSGIDALLHEYELSSKEGVILMCLAEALLRVPDAVTADKLIQDKLFDANWQSHLGHSDSFFVNASTWGLMLTGKVIKFGKAEKADPGALLKRMIARSGEPVIRKAFNHAMRIMGRQFVMGRTIAEAAERAKANEEKGYRYSYDMLGEAARTMEDADRYFKSYVDAINDIGKVANNRGPINSPGISVKLSAIHPRYDFANYDRVMNELVPRLKQLALLAKKYDIGFTVDAEEANRLDLSLDVIGAVFADPDLDGWEGYGLAVQAYQKRAYHVLEWLADLSVKVGRKMMVRLVKGAYWDTEVKNSQENGFEGYPVFTRKAATDVSYLACARFMLSRRDAFYCQFASHNAHTVASVLEMAGNDRTFEFQRLHGMGEALYEQIVDRNGENVPCRVYAPVGTHEDLLAYLVRRLLENGANTSFVNRIQDEQLPIEEMIADPVEKMAALPRKAHPKIPAPIDLYGVGRVNSKGIDLTDTTKLLPLAEKLASIQGKIWHAAPLIGGKLVSGEAIDVLNPSNRNEKVGELVQAGEADVEAAIVAAAKGYEIWNKTAATERAACLRRLGDLLEDNMDEFIALCQREAGKLYSDGVAEVREAVDFCRYYANRAEESFREGSILEGRGIFVCISPWNFPLAIFLGQVSAALAAGNAVIAKPAEQTSLVAAKAAELILAAGVPGAAFTLLPGPGRVIGNILINDPRIAGVAFTGSTETAQVINQALAKRPGVPLPLIAETGGQNAMIVDSTALPEQVVQDAIISGFQSAGQRCSALRVLFVQEDIADKLCQMLVGAMKELRVGDPKFLDIDVGPVIDEKSRKTLVAHAERMTKEAKLLHACDILPECKDGTFFAPHCFEIPSLDVLEREVFGPVVHVVRYKARDLDKVLDQINASGYGLTMGIHSRIDSTVRQISQKLRVGNCYVNRNMIGAVVGVQPFGGQGKSGTGPKAGGPHYVERFAKPVTEAGKKAAGSAAIADDRSPIVIKASLADEEYRFLQAAQVKWQATDGNERVRLLENFAAKLAAAPVSELSENAELIANFAAISENGFVAPTRMPGPTGETNDLYMLGRGVYLVQAEKDAEPSRIIRHIAAALAAGNAVIVAGDQKWLADLPVFALEAGLPIKLIGVVSSKVGVAVMYDGDVAGVSCVAPLDRVTAFKQLLAKRDGAILSLISDSGADDDGALPDETFLHRFATEKTITINTTAAGGNASLMSMEEN comes from the coding sequence ATGTTTCGCATTGATATGCCCCAGGCTAACGAAATCCGCGCCAAAATTCGCGAAACCTATCGCACTGACGAAGAAGCCGTTGTCGAGCGCATGATCAATGCCGCCCGACTGGCACCCGAGCAGTCAGCCCGTGTTCAGGATCGCGCCTATCAGTTGGTCGCCCGTGTCCGCAAAGCCGACAATGGCAAAAGCGGCATCGATGCACTGCTTCATGAATATGAGCTATCCAGCAAGGAAGGCGTCATCCTGATGTGCCTTGCAGAGGCACTTTTGCGCGTTCCCGATGCGGTGACCGCTGATAAACTTATTCAGGACAAGCTGTTTGACGCCAACTGGCAAAGCCATCTGGGCCATTCCGACAGCTTCTTTGTCAATGCATCGACCTGGGGGCTGATGCTGACGGGGAAGGTGATCAAGTTCGGCAAGGCGGAAAAGGCCGATCCGGGCGCATTGCTTAAGCGCATGATCGCACGTTCGGGTGAACCGGTCATCCGTAAGGCATTCAACCATGCCATGCGCATTATGGGGCGTCAGTTCGTTATGGGCCGCACAATCGCAGAGGCTGCCGAACGGGCAAAAGCAAACGAAGAAAAAGGCTATCGTTATTCCTATGACATGCTGGGCGAGGCCGCCCGCACCATGGAAGATGCTGATCGCTATTTCAAATCCTATGTTGATGCGATCAACGATATTGGCAAGGTCGCCAATAACCGTGGCCCGATCAACAGCCCGGGTATCTCGGTAAAACTCTCCGCGATCCATCCGCGTTACGATTTCGCCAATTATGACCGTGTCATGAATGAACTTGTGCCGCGCCTCAAACAGCTTGCGCTACTGGCCAAGAAATATGACATCGGTTTCACCGTCGATGCCGAGGAAGCCAACCGCCTGGACCTGTCACTTGATGTGATCGGGGCGGTCTTTGCCGACCCTGATCTTGATGGCTGGGAAGGCTATGGTTTGGCGGTGCAGGCCTATCAAAAACGGGCGTATCACGTGCTTGAATGGCTTGCCGACCTGTCGGTCAAGGTTGGCCGCAAAATGATGGTGCGCCTTGTCAAAGGGGCCTATTGGGATACCGAGGTCAAAAACAGTCAGGAAAACGGATTCGAAGGTTATCCGGTCTTTACCCGCAAGGCAGCAACCGATGTTTCCTATCTGGCGTGCGCGCGTTTCATGCTGTCGCGTCGTGATGCATTTTATTGCCAGTTCGCCAGCCACAATGCCCACACGGTGGCATCGGTTCTGGAAATGGCCGGCAATGACCGGACATTTGAATTCCAGCGGCTGCATGGCATGGGAGAAGCCCTTTACGAACAGATCGTCGATAGAAACGGTGAAAACGTGCCGTGCCGTGTTTATGCACCGGTTGGCACCCACGAGGATTTGCTGGCCTATCTCGTCCGCCGTTTGCTTGAAAATGGTGCCAATACCAGTTTTGTAAACCGCATTCAGGACGAGCAGCTCCCGATTGAGGAAATGATTGCCGACCCGGTGGAAAAGATGGCCGCCCTGCCACGCAAGGCCCATCCGAAAATTCCGGCACCGATTGATCTTTATGGTGTGGGGCGCGTCAATTCCAAGGGCATTGATCTGACCGATACGACCAAGCTTCTACCGCTGGCGGAAAAGTTGGCCTCGATTCAGGGTAAAATCTGGCATGCTGCGCCGCTGATTGGTGGCAAGCTTGTCTCGGGCGAGGCTATTGATGTCCTCAATCCGTCAAACCGGAACGAAAAAGTCGGCGAACTGGTTCAGGCCGGTGAAGCCGATGTCGAGGCCGCGATTGTTGCCGCCGCCAAAGGTTATGAAATCTGGAACAAGACCGCTGCGACTGAGCGTGCCGCGTGCCTGCGCCGTCTTGGTGATCTTCTTGAAGACAACATGGACGAATTCATCGCGCTCTGTCAGCGCGAAGCAGGAAAGCTCTATTCCGACGGTGTTGCCGAAGTACGCGAAGCTGTCGATTTCTGCCGTTATTATGCCAACCGGGCCGAGGAAAGCTTCCGCGAGGGCAGCATCCTTGAAGGGCGCGGCATTTTCGTCTGCATCAGTCCGTGGAACTTCCCGCTTGCGATTTTCCTGGGCCAGGTCAGTGCGGCACTTGCCGCCGGGAATGCCGTGATTGCCAAACCGGCCGAACAGACGTCGCTTGTCGCGGCTAAGGCCGCCGAACTTATTCTTGCCGCGGGCGTGCCGGGGGCGGCATTCACGCTGTTGCCGGGGCCGGGCCGGGTGATTGGCAACATCCTGATCAATGATCCGCGTATTGCGGGTGTGGCGTTTACCGGTTCGACTGAAACGGCACAGGTCATAAATCAGGCGCTGGCAAAGCGCCCGGGTGTTCCGTTGCCTTTGATCGCCGAAACCGGTGGCCAGAATGCGATGATTGTCGATTCAACCGCATTGCCTGAACAGGTTGTTCAGGATGCGATCATTTCCGGCTTCCAGTCCGCCGGGCAGCGTTGTTCGGCCCTGCGCGTCCTGTTCGTTCAGGAAGACATCGCCGATAAACTTTGCCAAATGCTGGTCGGGGCGATGAAGGAACTGCGCGTTGGTGACCCGAAATTCCTTGATATCGACGTCGGACCAGTGATTGACGAAAAATCGCGCAAAACCCTTGTCGCGCATGCCGAACGCATGACCAAGGAAGCCAAGCTGCTGCATGCCTGTGACATCTTGCCCGAATGCAAGGACGGCACATTCTTTGCGCCGCATTGCTTTGAAATTCCGTCGCTTGATGTTCTTGAACGTGAGGTGTTTGGCCCGGTTGTTCACGTTGTTCGCTACAAGGCGCGCGATCTGGACAAGGTTCTCGATCAGATCAATGCGTCCGGTTATGGCCTGACGATGGGCATCCATTCGCGTATCGACAGCACCGTGCGCCAGATTTCGCAAAAGCTGCGTGTTGGCAACTGCTATGTGAACCGCAACATGATTGGGGCTGTTGTTGGCGTGCAGCCGTTCGGCGGTCAGGGTAAATCTGGTACCGGCCCGAAAGCAGGCGGTCCGCACTATGTCGAACGCTTTGCCAAGCCGGTGACTGAAGCCGGTAAAAAAGCAGCCGGTAGTGCCGCCATTGCCGATGACCGCTCGCCTATCGTGATCAAGGCATCGCTGGCAGACGAGGAATACCGCTTCCTGCAGGCAGCACAGGTCAAATGGCAGGCGACGGATGGCAATGAACGTGTTCGTCTTCTGGAAAATTTCGCGGCCAAACTGGCAGCCGCCCCGGTCAGCGAATTGTCGGAAAATGCCGAACTGATTGCGAATTTTGCCGCAATTTCGGAAAACGGCTTTGTTGCGCCGACCCGGATGCCCGGGCCGACCGGTGAAACCAACGACCTTTATATGCTGGGACGTGGTGTCTATCTGGTTCAGGCCGAAAAGGATGCCGAGCCATCCCGGATTATCCGTCATATCGCTGCAGCCCTTGCTGCGGGCAATGCGGTAATTGTGGCAGGCGATCAGAAATGGCTTGCTGATCTTCCGGTATTTGCGCTCGAAGCAGGCCTCCCGATAAAGCTTATCGGCGTTGTGTCATCTAAGGTCGGCGTTGCCGTGATGTATGATGGCGATGTCGCCGGTGTGTCCTGTGTTGCGCCGCTTGATCGTGTAACGGCTTTCAAGCAGCTTCTGGCAAAACGTGACGGGGCGATCCTGTCGCTGATTTCCGATAGCGGTGCTGACGATGACGGTGCGTTGCCTGACGAAACATTCCTGCATCGTTTTGCGACCGAAAAAACCATTACCATCAATACGACGGCGGCGGGCGGTAACGCGTCGCTGATGTCGATGGAAGAAAACTGA
- a CDS encoding Lrp/AsnC ligand binding domain-containing protein, which produces MQKNHKSLDKIDKQILRELQNDGRMSNVELSRRVNLSPTPCLERVRRLEQHGFITGYMALLDPRKLNQSLVVFVEITLDRTTPDVFDVFATAIRKLPEIEECHMVAGGFDYLMKLRVADMYAYREFLERLSSVQGVSQTHTYVVMEEVKVRPGITIP; this is translated from the coding sequence ATGCAGAAGAATCATAAAAGCCTGGACAAGATCGACAAACAGATCCTGCGCGAACTTCAAAACGACGGACGCATGTCGAATGTCGAACTGTCACGCCGCGTCAATCTTAGCCCGACACCTTGCCTTGAACGTGTCCGCCGTCTTGAACAACACGGCTTCATCACCGGCTATATGGCCCTGCTCGATCCCCGTAAGCTTAACCAGTCGCTGGTGGTTTTCGTCGAAATCACGCTTGATCGAACAACCCCGGACGTGTTTGACGTTTTCGCAACCGCGATCCGCAAATTGCCGGAAATCGAAGAATGCCACATGGTGGCAGGTGGTTTTGATTACCTGATGAAACTGCGGGTTGCTGATATGTATGCCTATCGTGAATTCCTTGAACGCCTGTCTTCGGTTCAGGGCGTAAGCCAGACTCATACATATGTCGTCATGGAAGAAGTAAAAGTCCGCCCCGGCATAACGATCCCGTAA
- a CDS encoding 2-hydroxychromene-2-carboxylate isomerase has product MSEVTFYFDFSSPYGYLAAERIEAFEARTGVTVNWYPFMIGAAFKQTGQSPLLDQPIRGDYFRHDMERCAKMQNTPFCIPEKFPYAALVPTRAYYWIASTKPALAIKFAKDVYRGYFADGLDMSDPEVVFATATRHSINAGEIRAAVENPKWKQHVREVTDEAIARGAFGSPFFFYEDEAFFGNDRLEHLERWIKLRKQIDD; this is encoded by the coding sequence ATGTCGGAAGTCACTTTCTATTTCGATTTCTCGTCACCTTATGGTTACCTTGCGGCGGAACGTATAGAGGCCTTTGAGGCCAGAACCGGCGTTACGGTCAATTGGTATCCGTTCATGATCGGGGCAGCCTTCAAGCAGACTGGACAAAGCCCGCTGCTGGACCAGCCAATCCGCGGCGACTATTTCAGGCACGACATGGAACGCTGCGCAAAGATGCAGAACACGCCATTCTGCATCCCCGAAAAATTCCCCTATGCCGCACTGGTCCCGACCCGCGCCTATTACTGGATTGCATCAACCAAGCCCGCATTGGCGATCAAGTTCGCCAAGGATGTCTATCGCGGATATTTTGCCGACGGGCTTGATATGTCGGACCCGGAAGTTGTCTTTGCCACAGCCACCCGGCACTCCATCAATGCGGGGGAAATCCGCGCTGCCGTCGAAAACCCGAAATGGAAACAACACGTCCGCGAAGTTACCGACGAAGCCATCGCACGCGGCGCCTTCGGGTCGCCGTTCTTTTTCTATGAAGACGAAGCATTTTTTGGCAATGACCGGCTTGAACATCTTGAACGCTGGATCAAACTGCGCAAGCAGATCGACGACTGA
- a CDS encoding carboxyl transferase domain-containing protein has translation MTVLKSAINPRSEDFRNNAEQMEQLVADLRDQITQIKLGGGERARDRHTGRGKLLPRERIRQLLDIGSPFLELSQLAAYGMYDDEDVPAAGIITGIGRVSGVECVIVANDATVKGGSYYPMTVKKHLRAQEIALENNLPCIYLVDSGGANLPRQDDVFPDRDHFGRIFFNQATMSSKGIPQIAVVMGSCTAGGAYVPAMSDESIIVRKQGTIFLGGPPLVKAATGEVVSAEDLGGADVHCKTSGVTDHYAQDDAHALSIARNIVKNLNWTKNPGLTLTTPRDPAYDPREIYGVIPSDSKKPYDVREVIARIVDGSDFDEFKAQYGTTLVTGFARIFGYPVGIIANNGILFSESALKGAHFIELCCQRGIPLVFLQNITGFMIGRKYESGGIAKDGAKLVTAVATANVPKFTVLIGGSFGAGNYGMCGRAYSPRFLWMWPNARISVMGGEQAANVLTQIRADAQEKRGETWPIEEQEAFKGPIRDQYEEQGHPYYASARLWDDGVIDPADTRMVLGLGLSAALNKPVEETRFGVFRM, from the coding sequence ATGACGGTTCTGAAATCTGCGATAAATCCCCGCTCGGAAGATTTCCGCAACAATGCCGAACAGATGGAACAACTGGTTGCCGATCTGCGTGATCAGATCACGCAGATCAAACTTGGCGGCGGTGAACGCGCGCGCGACCGGCACACAGGGCGCGGCAAACTTCTGCCCCGTGAACGTATCCGTCAATTGCTGGATATCGGGTCCCCGTTCCTTGAACTGTCACAGCTTGCCGCCTATGGCATGTATGACGATGAAGACGTTCCTGCTGCGGGCATCATCACCGGGATTGGTCGGGTTTCAGGCGTTGAATGCGTCATCGTTGCCAATGATGCCACGGTCAAAGGCGGCTCCTATTACCCGATGACGGTGAAGAAGCACCTTCGCGCGCAGGAAATCGCGCTCGAAAACAATCTGCCCTGCATTTATCTGGTCGATAGCGGCGGGGCGAACCTGCCACGGCAGGATGATGTTTTCCCGGATCGCGACCATTTCGGCCGCATCTTTTTCAATCAGGCAACCATGTCTTCCAAAGGCATTCCGCAAATCGCGGTTGTCATGGGGTCCTGTACGGCGGGTGGCGCCTATGTACCGGCAATGTCCGATGAAAGCATTATCGTTCGTAAACAGGGCACGATCTTTTTGGGGGGGCCGCCCCTGGTGAAGGCCGCAACCGGCGAAGTTGTCTCGGCCGAGGACCTTGGCGGCGCGGATGTTCATTGCAAGACATCGGGCGTGACCGATCACTATGCACAGGACGATGCCCACGCATTGTCGATTGCGCGCAATATCGTCAAGAACCTGAACTGGACGAAAAATCCCGGTTTGACCCTGACCACGCCGCGCGACCCCGCCTATGACCCGCGCGAAATTTATGGCGTTATTCCAAGCGATTCCAAGAAACCCTACGACGTGCGCGAAGTCATTGCCCGCATCGTAGACGGATCAGACTTTGACGAGTTCAAGGCCCAGTATGGTACGACACTGGTTACCGGCTTTGCCCGCATTTTCGGCTATCCGGTCGGGATCATTGCCAATAATGGCATCCTGTTTTCCGAGAGTGCGCTTAAAGGCGCACACTTCATTGAACTCTGTTGCCAACGCGGTATTCCACTGGTGTTCTTGCAGAACATCACCGGTTTCATGATCGGGCGCAAATATGAAAGTGGCGGCATTGCCAAGGATGGCGCGAAGTTGGTCACCGCCGTTGCGACCGCCAATGTTCCCAAATTTACCGTCCTGATCGGTGGTTCATTTGGTGCGGGCAACTATGGCATGTGTGGCCGTGCTTATAGCCCGCGATTCCTTTGGATGTGGCCAAATGCACGAATTTCAGTCATGGGCGGGGAACAGGCGGCAAACGTTTTGACCCAAATCCGCGCCGATGCACAGGAAAAGCGCGGTGAAACATGGCCCATAGAAGAACAGGAAGCCTTCAAAGGCCCGATCCGCGACCAGTATGAAGAACAGGGTCATCCCTATTACGCGTCTGCGCGACTTTGGGACGATGGGGTGATTGATCCGGCCGATACCCGCATGGTTCTTGGGCTTGGTCTTTCGGCAGCACTTAACAAACCGGTCGAGGAAACGCGCTTTGGCGTGTTCCGGATGTGA
- a CDS encoding enoyl-CoA hydratase/isomerase family protein, with protein sequence MSNVNTDNTNPSTDAVMCQISASGVARITLNRPEIHNAFDDILIGDLTAKLESLNADPLVRVIILSGAGKSFSAGADLNWMKRMASYSHDENLEDSHKLAKLMKVLNFASKPTIGLINGAAFGGGVGLAACCDIVIASDRASFCLSEVKLGLIPAVISPYVVEAIGVSHARRYFLTAERFDAATAHAIGLVHEIVSGDDLIARGDAMAKLLLANGPGAMDAAKSLIYAVANKPIDDDVIDDTARRIADQRASAEGREGVSAFLEKRPAKWSEN encoded by the coding sequence ATGAGCAATGTAAACACCGATAACACCAATCCATCAACCGATGCCGTGATGTGCCAGATCAGCGCATCGGGCGTTGCCCGCATCACGCTGAACCGTCCGGAAATCCACAACGCGTTTGACGATATCCTGATCGGCGATCTGACGGCCAAGCTGGAATCGCTGAATGCCGATCCGCTTGTGCGGGTAATCATTCTGTCCGGCGCGGGCAAAAGCTTTTCTGCCGGGGCCGACCTGAATTGGATGAAGCGCATGGCCAGTTACAGCCATGACGAAAATCTTGAAGATTCCCACAAGCTTGCAAAACTGATGAAGGTTTTGAACTTTGCGTCAAAACCAACCATCGGGCTCATCAACGGGGCGGCCTTTGGTGGTGGGGTTGGGCTGGCAGCATGTTGCGACATTGTGATTGCGTCTGATCGCGCCAGTTTCTGCCTGTCAGAGGTCAAACTGGGCCTGATCCCAGCGGTTATTTCTCCCTATGTGGTTGAGGCCATTGGCGTCTCGCACGCCCGTCGTTATTTTCTGACAGCGGAGCGTTTTGATGCCGCTACCGCCCACGCCATCGGATTGGTCCATGAAATTGTTTCAGGTGACGATCTGATAGCGCGTGGCGACGCCATGGCAAAGCTTTTGCTGGCGAATGGCCCGGGTGCCATGGATGCAGCAAAATCGCTGATTTATGCGGTTGCCAACAAACCGATTGACGATGATGTCATTGACGATACCGCACGACGTATTGCCGATCAGCGCGCAAGTGCCGAAGGCCGTGAAGGTGTCAGTGCATTTCTTGAAAAACGCCCCGCGAAGTGGAGTGAGAATTAA